The region TCTCCAAAATGATATAAGGTTTACAGGAAGGAAAGTTTAGCAGTTCAGGGGTTCCATGAaagggaaaaacaaaacaaaaactatacTTCCCTTTTAAGAGTATAATCAGAATAAGTGTTAATGAGACGAACTGAACAGTAAAAACAGGTACGACAGTTAATGGAATTTTATTTTCCTTCATTGACCAATAGTTTTCCCAAAAAtatctaccaaaaaaaaaaaaaaaaaatcctaaaatttTGTCTATTTCGATGTCTACGTATTCTGTCAAAATCCAGTGCAAAGCTGAGGTAACAATGTGACTGTGCACGGAAAGGAAGGGGGTTCGGAGTCATGTAGAACTAACACGTAGCTAAATAAACATTGGGGGTGTTTGTTAGGAAACTGCTAAGAATACGGCATAGACTAAGGCTTTGTAtatttgcatatctgctgcggaaGCAAATATCAAAACAAGTGATGGACTGTGAGAAGGGGTGGGCGTTATAGAAGAAAACGCTTATTACCCCTATGCGTTGCCGTGGGTTGGCCGAGCACCAACGCTTTATGACTAAATAATCTTCGTTGCCTAAACACACATGCAAACGTCGTATTGTTCTATCTACAGAACACTCAGGCTTTCTACTGTAACACTGTCTCACAAATACAACATGTCATAACTAGAGTAAAACCGGCCCCCTGGCGCCGACTGCAAATCTCCAGATGTCGGGCATATAGTGGTGGTGTATTTGTGATTGTCTGGTTGCCCAGTACATGTGGTAGCGTAGAGATCTCCCTACAGcgattatagatatatatatatttatgtaacgccctcccaaaaaaatttttaacttaaaaaaacaaacaatgaaaTAACAGACACAAAAGGTGTTTTGTGCTTTTACAGAAACCGGTGGCTATTATACAACTAATTATAATACCAATAGTTTTCCCACATGAAAAACTAGTATAGCAGCCTTGAAATTCTTTGCAAGTTTAGAACCacgtaacaaaaaaacaaaaaaacacaaaaaaaaaaatgcagttgtCCTAtgacggtaaaaaaaaaataaaaaaaaaaaaaaaaaaatgaaaattgttctAAAAGCCGTTTGTAGACACAATTCTAAGCTTTTGGAAGACAccatttttttaaacttaattTTATGAACAGGAttctgggaggaaaaaaaaaacaaaataaaaaaaattagactgaaataaaatagtaaaaatgaatgTCTAGTGTGCCAAGGATGTGAAGGAAACTGGATGAAAACGATGATGGTTAAAGCAGAGGAACCTGTGACGGCAGATACATGGCGGCCCCAGAAGGGACGCGGGTGTCTGCGCGCGGCAGTGGGGGTGACTTATGGGAAACTGAAGAGGTTACAGAAAAAGCAGCTTTTTACAAAAACACTAAAGAATATTTAAAGTGACCGTTGCACTTTCGTGTTTCATTTTGTTCTTGTAGACAAACTTGGTGCCGACGGCCGGTTGTTCAAGCACCGATGTAAGACTTGAGCAGTTTGCATACAACGTTTTACTCCAGACCTGCAAGACACACAAGGATTATTCTATTAGTGagtgagagagagatagatatacaATATTGTTTTTCCAGGGTATCCCTTTAAGAACTTGACTGatggttatacaactttgtaattaaagggcaactccagcgaaaaaaaaatgcTCTTTCAAAGCAACTTGTGTCAAATATTtaaatagatttgcaatttacttctattaaaaaaaaaactcaagtcttccagggaTCCAAAAGTGGCAATAAAAACTGATCATCATACAAAAATAGAGCTTCAAAAATATTATGACCGACCAAAATTACCCCTGAACAGAACGGCGCCAATGCAGAGAAGCCAGTGTACGGCAGTTTCATCCACGGGTActgggccagggctgaagcactgaaggtgagCCGCCccgccccgcccccagtgggaggaaagccCGCCCCTCTATgccgcggctccattgattctaatggagcagtgtcagagGGGAGGTCCAAAAGGACAATGTTGCAACAAAGATCCGATAAATTGTCCCAAAGTATATTGAgctaaacacataaaaaaaaagtgttacagGTAAAAGAAGCAGTCTTCCCCGTACCACTGGCGCGTTTCGGCCGGCGTTAGGCTTTGATCACTGTATGCTTATAGCGTTCCCCAACttgtggctctccggctgttgcaaaaccataattcccatcatgccctgacagacgtCAGATGGAGAACCACAGGTCAGGGAACACTGCTCTAGGCTTCAGAGTTACATACAATCACAACCTTGTTGCACTATGACCTGCTGTTCACCAACCATCCAGCAGAGGTCCCACAATCCTCATTTATCATCAGGCAATACTTACATGGACAAGACAGCCACTTTACCAGTGGGGGGGTACGTAGCTGTAAgctggggtcccttgggctctgtATGTTGGCACAGAGACGGGGTGTGCTCCTATGGCAGTGTGCTGAGGTGTGGTCAGCAACGTACCTGAGGggagattaaaaaacaaacacatgaaTACAAACATACAAGTATAGATGGTTTGTAGCACATTTCTACATTATTGTGGAACCGGGAAGGGCACAAAGTTATGAAGCCTTAGAGGGGATGGCAGGTAGCCTACCTGCTGACATGGCCATGGTGGTCCCAGCAACCATACCCATTGTGACTCCATTGCTTCGTGGTGCAGCTATGGGAGCCGGGTAGATTGCTGAAGGAATGCTGTTTGGTTGGACCACAGTGGTGTGGTGGATGACGTGGGGCTGTGCCGCATACACAGGCTGAGTGTAGTATGCACCCTAGGGAACACAGGAGAGGACATCAGTCAGAGATACAGCAACACATACAGAGCAGCCTATATACCCTAATATCCTTCACACCTACAGCCGCCAACCCAGCAGGCACTGCTCATCAAACATTGTCGTCGCTGCATGTCCAGAAGCCTGGGTAAGCTTGGTGGCTCTTGCTAAAGGGCATTTACCCCATATGAGATCATCAGTATACAGGAGGCAGACTATGATTACTGTGCACTAGACATGAATACAACTGGGGCAGGCTCAAGTCTTATCATTCAACATTTGAATATCGGTgaacgaagttggatgcagccctagggagtcctggaaaacatggatactgcctatggctgtgccaatgttttcccagactccctagggctgcctccaacttcttcagtcactgttaatcaaatgccgaacaatctgaCTCTAgcgtgctccagttgcgctcaagTCTACAGTGCACACCTACCCGATATCCACTGTCAGCTGTGATTCTCATGGTCTGCAGGTGGCACTCAATACTTCCTAATACAGCAGGCTTATGTGCCTACAACAATTACACATAGCCAACTAATTCATGAGGATATCATATAAGAGCATCCCCAAGAGACCCACTCAGACGGCAGAGTTGCATACAATCACATCCTTGTTGCACTATGACTTGTTATTCACTGATCCCCCAGCAGAGGTCCCACCATCATTTATCATCAGCACAATGGATCGGGCAATACTTGGACAAGACAGCCACTTTACTGGTGGGGGGGGGTACATAGCTGTACACTGGGGTCCCTTACTAAGGGCATGCTAAGCTGTGCTGGTCTTACCTGGGCATATAAGTTCTGCTGTGGGTAGGCACTTCTGATGGGGTACATCGCTGTTTGGTAAGGGTTTGGTGATGGAGAGTACGGTGGTGGGGCACTGTTACTCTGGGCAGGTGGGACTTTGTATGGGGTGCCAGCGGTGTACCCTATAAATTAAGGGAAAAAGAGAAACGAGAGTACAATTTAAAGAAGTCCTTCCGTAACAAATTTTGACAGCCGGCAGTACTAGCAATGCTCTGCCTGACCAGCTCCAGGACCCCCACTAGAATGCATTTCCCCTtgaagttgtgatgacgtcacgactcgggggtCACGACTGAGgaacagaccgcttagccaatcagtgactgcagcaacgtcccaccccagcccccaacTAGCTGAGCCGACAGCCTATCAGCTAGGTCATGATGTTGGTTCTGCTGGACATACAGAAGCAGCAATCAAAAcactggagaggtgagttaaagggaacctgtcaccccccgtgccggggtgacaggctcccgaccccccgttagagacccctatacttacctcatcccgccgggtcccgcttctggaggtggtcgggtcccggagatctcagccgctgcagcccggcgcgcgcgctgacagatgagtccaacgctcatagagaatgacggagcgctggactctcctgtcattctctatgggtgttggactcatctctcagcgcgcgcgccgggctgcagcggctaagatctccgggacccgaccgaatccagaagcgggacccggcgggatgaggtgagtataggggtctctaatggggggtcgggagcctgtcaccccggtacggggggtgacaggttccctttaaggccctattctacagaacgattatcgaccgtattcggccaataatcgtcccgtggaatagaaggcaatgatcagtcgacattgttcatgtcggctgatcgttgcgtcgtttgtctttcaagcatggtggaaaacaaacgactgatagcagcgatttgctgccgtCACTCAGTAGaaaaggagtggcggcagcagaccgccactacccgatatgggctgcccggacgatctagcaatcacccggacaGTCTCCCCGCACTCAACTGCTCGCACTGCCGCGTGTAacagtggcggcagcgagcggggaacgaggaggaaacaagcgctaacagcgctcgtttgctcctcagtcACCCCACGGAATAGGAGCTTTActattgtttgttatgttcctccggccactgcagaaaaaaaaaattcatgtggCTGGAAATCTCCTTTAATAACCAGCCGCTGTTTATTAGcctgaatttttttaatttttttttttaatacatttttttaagagCTGGAACCTACCTGAGCTGTCGATAGCCTCCACTAATGGGGCCAATATAGACTATGAACACTTGTGATTAGGGCCCTGTGATATCCCCCCCATTTTCTAATAGATTGTAAGCTTGTGTGTCTATATGTTTGTATTATAAAGTGTTAAAGATCAAGTTGCTGCTATACAATGATTCGCAACTAGTGGTAACGGCTACATAAATCCACatacagtgagctccccctagagggCTAGGGTTGAGGTGCAAAGAAAAACTGTCAACCTCTCGTCTGGAGTCAGTGTCCCCCCCCTATGTTATCTCATGAGGTAATTTGCGGCACGCTGTATATTTTTAGCACAGTATAGACTGTGTCAGTCTATACTGTATCTCTGGTATACATTGAGGAGAAGGCTCTTCACTCAGCAGGTCAATCCACCTAGGAGATGGAAATGAGGAGAGCATCTTATGGccttattccacggggcgataatcgttcggataatcgttaaattgttcagaccgaagcgataatcgttcggttgaatagcaattAACGATTAAACGGCGGAACAAGAAATCGTCGATggcttaatgagacctggacctatttttatcgttgcacgttcacaaatcattcgcatggaataagacgtcgtttggtcatCCGCAGTAGCGACAAACGCAACGACAAGACGGcaagaacgataatcgtttcggggaattgggtgaacgatttcaggttgttcgcaatagcggtcgtttgagatcgtttatcgttcatgattatccgaacgataatcggcccgtggaatagggcccttatacttaCTGAATGCGGCAGAGGAGGCTTGGTAAGTCCTGTTCTCAGTCCCGGAATCGACAGGAAGGTGGAAGGTGCCCTCAGTGGTGCAGGATGAGGAAGGGGTCTGTGGCCACGCTTGTTTCATCAGGAGTGTAGCTTAAAACAAGAGAGAAGACTGTTCAGCATCAGGCACAAAATGTGTGGGACAATACTGCCAAACACTAAGCCATGGCTCTGAGCTCTTAACTATAATCAGAGCGACCATGCCACAGTATTACAGCCCAGGCGGGCACAGCGATGGGCGACTGCACAAACATTTACCACCCAAGCAACAAAAATTCTTTGGGTTTTGGATGAGCGCAGAACATGACTGAGGGTGCCAGGGAGCTTGCTGCGATCCAGGATTGGCATCACACCAGTGGTGACAGCTTGACGCAGTCTCACATTGCTGCTGCTGGCAGCTACATACAGCCTGTCACTTCTGAATGACGGGCAAATGTAATTCTAAAGAATGGGATTCAAGAGCGGGATCTGCTGCTGCGTGATCAGCGCGACCTCTCTAGCGAGCCGAGCAGTCAATCACAGGGGcttaagccctcctcctgatgacgcccatgattgggtgaaactagttgaggggctatgcggtCTTTGTTTTAATATACCTCAATCTGTCCcagtgttatatacatatattactagTAGTGATCAGGGAATAGTCTGCAGCTACCCTCTTCACTTTATCCCTATTAGGGACGTACCTACTATATTATAGAAACGggacgggtgtgtgtgtgtgtgtgtgtgtgtgttttaaactagcagttatacacagtatacgTTTTAATAAGAGCCAATTAAAAGCTATATTTTAGATTTAGGGACCATGTAGGTGTGTGTTTGGGCTGTTGGCCCTATTTTGGGTGTGTTGTTAAGTATCCACCTAGTGTTATCCCTATAGGCACCCAGTGTGTGTGTTTTGGCTCCTGAGGACACAGCACTCTTCCTGATCTTATGGCCACTCTGCGCAGGATCactatgagaagaaaaaaaaatgtgctctACAATGTGGTACAGTCCGGTCTCTAACAGTGGCTACAGAGGGTGTAGAGACCAGACTGtgccagtgactgcagggggtgtagGGACCAGACTGTGCCAGTGACTACAGGGGGTGTAGGGACCAGACTGTaccagtgtgactgcagggggtgtagAGACCAGACTgtaccagtgactgcagggggtgtagAGACTGGACTgtaccagtgactgcagggggtgtagAGACCGGACTGTGCTAGTTATTGCAAGGGGTGTAGAGACTGTACTGTGCTAGTCATTGCAAGGGGTGCAGAGACCAGACTgtaccagtgactgcagggggtgcAGAGACCAGACTGtgccagtgactgcagggggtgtagAGACCAGACTGTACCAGTGACTACAGGGGGTGCAGAGACCAGACTGTACCAGTGACTACAGGGGGTGTAGAGACTGGACTgtaccagtgactgcagggggtgtagAGACCGGACTGTGCCACTGACTACAGGGGATGAACAACTATTACAATGTACAGTCCGGTCTCTgcaccccctgcagtcactggcacagtccggtctctacaccccctgcagtcactggcaCAGTCCGGTCTCTGCACCAACTGCAGTCACTAGCATAGTGCGGTCTGtacaccccctgcagtcactggcacagtccggtctctacaccccctgcagtcactggcacagtccggtctctacaccccctgcagtcactggcacagtccggtctctacaccccctgcagtcactggcacagtccggtctctacaccccctgcagtcactggcacagtccggtctctacaccccctgcagtcactggcaCAGTCTGGTCTctacaccccctgcagtcactggcacagtccggtctctacaccccctgcagtcactggcacagtccggtctctacaccccctgcagtcactggcacagtccggtctctacaccccctgcagtcactggcaCAGTCCGGTCTCTgcaccccctgcagtcactggcaCAGTCCGGTCTCTACACCCCATGCAGTCACTGGCACAGTCCGGTCTctacaccccctgcagtcactggcaCAGTCCGGTCTCTACACCGATTCTCCAGCTATACTGCAGACATGTACGGGAAGTGAATAAACCGTTTCATGAGGACACCGACTTCCTATTAACTTGACCTATGTGATATGTGATGACTGATATTACAGGGAGGTGGAAGGGGGATAAATAACAGAAGCTCATGAACAGATGATGGGATCTGTCAACAGGAACATGGGAAAGCCGGCTGTTCTCATATACAGTGGCTCATAAAGTAATATCACACAGAACATCTCCTGAGAAAATTAAACTGCACATCATGTGTCGTCCTGCGCTGCCAATCCACATGCCCATCCCCCACCCATCCAACGTCCCCAGATAGTATTGCACATCCACTCTGTGCCGCTCAATTCTTCCACTTTTCCAATATCCGCTTGGTGTTTGTGAATGAGACCTTCCTATACCCAACAAGGTAAAGTGACCATTACAGGAGAAAagccctgacacactgtaacgagTCAGCAGCTCAGATACAGATGCTTTACACCATTTATAGTTCTCTCACATAGCACATGTAACACATCTAAATGTCTAAGAGGGGACCAGAGCCGTGTCGGGGCAAAGTGTGGGGGCCAGAGCCGTGTTGGGGGAAAATCGGGAGAGCCCAGAGGTGGTAGGGGCCAAGACGAGGGAAAGCTGAATCCATCAGCCACAAATGCACTCTACTATGCCAAACTGAGTCAGTACAGCAGGCTGACCCATTGTATATACTACTCCTGCATTGTTATTGTATGTATGTTGTGCTGGTGGTAACTAGGAGATGAGCGTTTTATACGTGAAGGACTTTCATGATTAGATAGACATGCAGCCTAAAAGCTATGGCTGGCTACATAGGTCAATGTCTGCTGGCCATCTAGCTTGGAGGAAGCCCCAGGTGCCTAAACGTGGGGGAGCCCGAGGGTGGTGGTGCGCCTAGACAAAGCGAAGCACAGAGGTGGTGGCCGCCTAGAGGAGGGGGAGCCCAGAGATGGTGGTACGTCTAGACGAGGGGGGAGCCCTGCGGGTGGTGGTGCATCTAGACGAGGGGGAGCCCAGAGATGGTGGGGAGCCCGAGGGTGGTGGCGGGCCTAGACAAGGCGAAGCACAGAGGTGATGGACGCCTAGACGAGGGAGAGCCCAGAGATGGTggtggggcatctataggggggggggaagagcccAGAGATGGTggtggggcatctatggggggggggggggggggggagcccagAGATGGTGGTGGGgcatctaggggggggggggggggagcccagAGATGGTGGTGGGGCATCTAGGGGGGAGCCCAGAGATGGTGGTGGGGCATCTAGGGGGGGAGCCCAGAGATGGTGGTGGGGCATGTAGGGGGGGAGCCCAGGAGATGGTGGTGGGGCATCTAGGGGGGGGAGCCCAGAGATGGTGGTGGGgcatctagggggggggggggggggggggggagcatctagggggggggggggggggggggggagggggagcccgGAGATGGTGGTGGGGCATCTAGGGGGGGGGGAGCCCGGAGATGGTGGTGGGGCATCTAGGGGAGGGAGCCCAGAGAGGGTGGTGGGGCAtctagatgagggggggggggggggcagagatggTGGTGGGgcatctaggggggggggggggagcccagaggtggtggtggtgcatCTAGATGAGGGGGGGCCCAAAGATGGTGGTGACAGCCAGtttgataataaaaaaataaaaaaaataaaaaaaggaggaTAATATAGAATATATCTTCTTGGTCTGGACATTACTGGTGCGCCTTTAAGAACCAAATTTATACAGAGCGTGAAATAAAAATGAGCTGAAAAGGAGAGGAGGCGCGTTCACGGTCCAGCGGAGGACGACACGGTGGCCGGTCACCACATAcaccataagggagggggggctctCCGGCTAATTCCACCCGATCGGTGGCTTCAAACATGATGAGCGATTATTAAATCCTTGCAGGAAATCCAATGTAACAAGCAGAGGGAGCGAGGAGCTGCTGAAATATTCATGAGGCCATGACTGCTGCAGGAAAGAACTAGGACGGCCGAGGAGGAATGGATGAagacagtcggggggggggggggggggggtcagctgccgtggaactacaagtcacagcaagtcCTGGCTGTTAAGCGATATACTCCACCTGTCACCCAGATTACATTGGTAATTCTGCTATCTAGATGTATGGACAACAGAGTCTCCGCTCAGCTTCCTCAGACGTATCACCATGATGTACTAGGTGGAAGCTGAGCTTTAACTCCCGTCTCTAGAAAAGGACATGGCCGCACATTCTCCTTCTACAAGACTAAAATTAGACTCCCCATTCGGGCTGCGCTCTTTCACCCGCGTCACCGCTGCGGATACATCGTGAGCGCCAGAACTTTACATTCTGAAATTAAATATTTCATGAAAACTGTTTCCACATGAAGGGACGGCCGTTGCGTGGCATCTATACGGAGGCGtgaccaggccccccccccccccaatcccgtCCAGCTGCAGCAAGATGCTTAAATCCAGGCATTGTAAGCTAATCTGCAAAGTGCGATAACCCGCGTGACGCCCATCAGGCTGCAGCCGCTCCACATCTCTGCATATTAAGTGGGGCACTCACATAGCGAATGAAGCGGAAAATAGGACCGGCTCACTGTCTGCTGAAGGGGCTTATGGGGATATTTACATCATTACGTCTCTTACTCGTCTATAAACCTTCCTCACAAATCCATACAGTGCTAGGAGCCAGGCTCTCCATTCTGAAGGATTCCATCTACTGGCTCTCCTCCATCacctatactccagagctgcactcactattctgctggtgaggtcacagaTTACATAATGTAAATGatttaatgtatgtacacagtgagcccaccagcagaatagcgagtgcagctttGGGATataacaggatgtaactcaggatcagtaatgtaatgtatgtacacagtgacctcaccagcagaatagtgagtgcagctccggagtaaaatacaggatgtaactcaggatcagtaatgtaatgtaggtacacagtgaccccaccagcagaatagtgagtgcagctctggggtataatacaggatgtaactcaggatcagtaatgtaatgtatgtacacagtgaccccaccagcagaatagtgagtgcagctctggagtataatacaggatgtaactcaggatcagtaatgtaatgtatgtacacagtgaccccaccagcagaatagtgagtgcagctctggggtataatgcaggatgtaactcagggtcagtaatgtaatgtatgtacacagtgaccgcaccagcagaatatgaagtgcagctctggagtataacacaggatgtaactcaggatcagtaatgtatgtacacagtgaccccaccagcagaatagttagtGCAGCCTTTTTACAGATGATAAAACCTTTCTATGAATATGTAGAGACAAGAAAAGACATAGCTACCAGCGTGGTGCTCCTTATTTCTGTATTATCTACCCATCTAAGCTTCTGCTGCCCCCCCGCCATTCCTTCGGAGGCTGCAGGTGAATGGCGGAGATCTATCAGCCTGAGCTTTCCGCTCTCTCTCCCCAGGTCGCTCAGACAGACAAGCAGCATTAAATATACATAGAAGCGCCTAATGTGACACAGCCAGCTTGACACCGCTTGCAGCAGGCTGCCGTTCTTACCTGGGGCATAGCCTGGGCTGCTGGTGGCGTACATGTTGGCATTATAGGCAGGAGCGGCTGTGGGGTATCCAGCGGGGTAACCTAGGGGGAAAAAAGAGATGACATTCAGTGAGAAGcgcaatgacaaaaaaaaaaggagaaagaaccctgaaagggttaaaataaatCAACACTAAAAAATGCAGCTATAGCAGAATATGTAGCAGCGGAGATGGCGGATAACAACATACAGATGCCGCCATCCTCCTGCTGATGCCATTGCTGTTTCAATGATCTGTATGGCCTCTTTCACACTTCATGCCTCACCTTgccttgctgtcagtgaatggaaacctgCGGCCATATGTCCTATTGCCCCTATCACATGACAGAGGATGCCATTAATGAAGACAACAAGTCTGACCCAAAGGAGCGAGCGGCTGCACTTCTCTTATTGTTCTGGATGGGCACGTGACATTGCCGGGATAAGTAAATGGCCGCCCGGGGGGGCGGGATAAGAGCTTCACAATACACGCTACATTACAGGTCACTGCAGGCAGCCGGCGAATCAATAATGCTGGAAAGTGGATCCAGGGCCGAGAGTTACTGCAC is a window of Dendropsophus ebraccatus isolate aDenEbr1 chromosome 5, aDenEbr1.pat, whole genome shotgun sequence DNA encoding:
- the FAM168A gene encoding protein FAM168A — protein: MNPVYSPVQPGAPYGNAKNMTYAGYPAGYPTAAPAYNANMYATSSPGYAPATLLMKQAWPQTPSSSCTTEGTFHLPVDSGTENRTYQASSAAFRYTAGTPYKVPPAQSNSAPPPYSPSPNPYQTAMYPIRSAYPQQNLYAQGAYYTQPVYAAQPHVIHHTTVVQPNSIPSAIYPAPIAAPRSNGVTMGMVAGTTMAMSAGTLLTTPQHTAIGAHPVSVPTYRAQGTPAYSYVPPHW